From Stigmatopora nigra isolate UIUO_SnigA chromosome 5, RoL_Snig_1.1, whole genome shotgun sequence, a single genomic window includes:
- the pde4ba gene encoding 3',5'-cyclic-AMP phosphodiesterase 4B isoform X6 codes for MPEANYLLSVSWGYIKFKRMLNRELTHLSEMSRSGNQVSEFISNTFLDKQNEVEIPSPTSKTREKKKQQKQQLMTQISGVKKISHGSSLSSSSISRFGVKTDKEEMLSKELEDLNKWGLNIFTVSEYSNSRPLTCIMYAIFQERDLLKTFRIPVDTFVAYMMTLEDHYHSDVAYHNSLHAADVAQSTHILLSTPALDAVFTDLEILAAIFAAAIHDVDHPGVSNQFLINTNSELALMYNDESVLENHHLAVGFKLLQEDGCDIFQNLTKKQRQSLRKMVIDMVLATDMSKHMSLLADLKTMVETKKVTSSGVLLLDNYTDRIQVLRNMVHCADLSNPTKSLELYRQWTDRIMEEFFHQGDRERERGMEISPMCDKHTASVEKSQVGFIDYIVHPLWETWADLVHPDAQDILDTLEDNRNWYQSMIPQSPSPPFYEQGTHGHGVGTGQGGGEKFQFELTLEEEDLDGIEKDGEEEEEDEEDSLGDSRSPPLDYHDEADMMQPTSTIEIVTHEASPTDT; via the exons ATGCCTGAAGCCAATTACCTGCTGTCGGTGTCTTGGGGCTACATTAAG TTTAAGAGAATGTTGAATCGGGAGTTGACGCACCTATCGGAGATGAGTCGCTCTGGGAATCAGGTGTCGGAATTCATCTCCAACACTTTCTTAG ACAAACAGAATGAAGTGGAGATACCCTCACCGACATCTAAGACAAGGGAGAAGAAAAAGCAACAGAAGCAGCAGCTGATGACGCAAATCAGCGGTGTCAAAAAGATTTCCCATGGATCGTCGCTGTCAAGCAGTAGCATCTCGCGTTTTGGTGTCAAGACCGATAAAGAAGAGATGCTGTCCAAGGAGCTAGAGGACCTGAACAAATGGGGTCTGAACATTTTCACAGTTTCCGAGTACTCCAACAGCCGACCTCTTACCTGCATCATGTACGCCATCTTTCAG GAGCGGGATCTATTAAAGACATTTAGGATCCCAGTGGATACATTCGTGGCCTACATGATGACACTGGAAGATCACTACCATTCAGATGTGGCCTACCATAACAGCCTCCATGCAGCTGACGTGGCCCAGTCCACGCACATCCTCCTCTCGACGCCAGCCCTCGAT GCTGTCTTCACTGACCTTGAAATTCTCGCTGCTATTTTCGCCGCTGCCATCCATGATGTTGACcacccaggggtgtcaaaccaaTTTCTTATTAATACAA ATTCTGAGTTGGCTCTAATGTACAATGACGAGTCAGTGTTGGAAAATCATCATTTGGCCGTGGGATTCAAACTCCTACAAGAAGACGGCTGCGACATCTTCCAAAACCTCACAAAGAAGCAACGACAGTCATTACGCAAGATGGTTATTGACATG GTTTTAGCAACAGACATGTCCAAACACATGAGTCTGTTGGCTGACTTGAAAACAATGGTGGAAACTAAGAAGGTGACGAGCTCTGGTGTGCTGCTACTGGACAATTACACTGACAGAATACAG GTGCTGCGGAACATGGTGCATTGCGCTGACTTGAGCAACCCCACAAAGTCCCTTGAGTTGTATCGTCAGTGGACTGATCGCATAATGGAGGAATTCTTCCACCAAGGAGACCGGGAGAGGGAACGAGGGATGGAGATCAGCCCGATGTGTGATAAGCACACAGCCTCAGTGGAAAAGAGCCAG GTGGGTTTCATTGACTACATCGTCCACCCTCTGTGGGAAACTTGGGCCGATCTTGTCCACCCTGATGCACAGGATATTCTGGACACTCTGGAAGATAATAGGAACTGGTACCAGAGCATGATCCCCCAAAGCCCTTCTCCGCCCTTCTATGAACAGGGTACTCATGGACATGGGGTAGGAACAGGCCAGGGTGGCGGAGAGAAATTTCAATTTGAGCTGACCTTAGAGGAGGAAGACCTGGATGGAATAGAAAAGGATggcgaagaggaggaagaagacgaggaggacAGCCTAGGAGATTCTCGTTCTCCTCCTCTGGACTATCACGACGAGGCTGATATGATGCAGCCCACGTCGACGATAGAGATCGTGACGCACGAGGCCTCTCCCACGGACACATAA